One genomic window of Hymenobacter sp. J193 includes the following:
- a CDS encoding prolyl oligopeptidase family protein, protein MPTLLRLPALLIFGVTSLAACTAAGPDAASTSSAVNNSRHHAAAYPAARKSNHTDDYHGTPVTDPYHWLEDPDSPETKAWVTAENKVTFDYLARIPFRDQIRTRLTQMWNYERYGVPQREGEYLYYQKNDGLQNQAVLYVQKVGEEKEAVLLDPNKFSADGTTALAGTYFSPDHRYLAYATSGGGSDWQKLRVLDLQTRQPLTDELEWVKVSGAAWAGNGFYYSRYDAPKAGESQLAGKNEFHKVYYHQLGAPQSADKLVYEDAKMPLGFRYAGTTDDERFLIIYLTDGKADGNRLLVRDLNNAKEAGRFQTVGSTYEHNHSVVGNVGGKLLVLTNHKAPRYRLVLVDPAKPQESNWQDVLPQTEDKLEEVAQVGGKLIATYLKDASSAVKVYSAKGEFERDVELPALGTASGFGGRPDSREVYYAFTSFTYPTTIYRYDLTSGQSTVFRQPKVAVNPDDYVVRQVFYTSKDKTKIPMFIVHRKGLKLDGQNPTYLYGYGGFNVSLTPSFSIARMLWLENGGVLAIPNLRGGGEYGEAWHQAGMTPRKQNVFDDFIAAAEYLAIQSYTTPDKLAIAGGSNGGLLVGATMTQRPDVARVAFPAVGVMDMLRYQKFTIGWNWAPEYGTSENYHQFQNLYKFSPLHNLRAGVAYPATLITTADHDDRVVPAHSFKFAATLQAVYAGTEPQLIRIDVNAGHGAGKSTKLLIDEWADIWSFAFYNMGLNPYGKQAKLVK, encoded by the coding sequence ATGCCCACCCTTCTACGCTTACCGGCTTTGCTGATTTTTGGCGTGACTTCCCTGGCGGCCTGCACGGCTGCGGGCCCGGACGCCGCTTCAACCTCTTCCGCTGTGAATAATTCCCGCCACCACGCGGCTGCCTACCCCGCCGCCCGCAAAAGCAATCATACCGACGACTACCACGGCACACCCGTAACCGACCCCTACCACTGGCTGGAAGACCCCGACTCGCCCGAAACCAAAGCCTGGGTGACGGCCGAAAATAAGGTTACGTTTGATTATCTGGCCAGGATTCCGTTTCGGGACCAGATCCGGACGCGGCTTACGCAGATGTGGAACTACGAGCGGTACGGCGTGCCCCAGCGTGAGGGCGAATACCTTTACTACCAGAAAAACGACGGCCTCCAGAACCAGGCCGTCCTGTACGTTCAGAAAGTAGGGGAGGAGAAAGAGGCGGTGCTACTCGACCCCAACAAGTTCTCCGCCGACGGCACCACCGCCCTGGCCGGCACTTACTTCTCGCCCGACCACCGCTACCTGGCCTACGCTACCTCGGGCGGTGGTTCCGACTGGCAGAAGCTGCGCGTGCTGGATCTGCAAACCCGCCAGCCTCTGACCGATGAGCTGGAATGGGTGAAAGTATCGGGCGCGGCCTGGGCTGGCAACGGCTTTTACTACAGCCGCTACGATGCCCCCAAAGCCGGCGAAAGTCAGCTGGCAGGCAAAAATGAGTTTCATAAGGTCTACTACCACCAGCTGGGTGCCCCGCAAAGCGCCGATAAGCTGGTGTACGAAGACGCCAAAATGCCCCTGGGCTTCCGCTACGCCGGCACCACCGACGACGAGCGGTTCCTGATCATTTACCTCACCGATGGAAAGGCCGACGGTAACCGTTTGCTGGTGCGCGACCTGAACAACGCCAAGGAGGCCGGCCGCTTCCAGACCGTTGGCAGCACCTATGAGCACAACCATTCCGTGGTCGGGAACGTGGGGGGCAAGCTCCTGGTGCTTACCAACCACAAGGCTCCGCGCTACCGGCTGGTGCTGGTAGATCCTGCCAAGCCCCAGGAAAGCAACTGGCAGGACGTACTGCCCCAGACGGAAGATAAGCTGGAAGAAGTAGCGCAGGTTGGCGGCAAGCTCATAGCTACCTACCTGAAAGACGCCAGCAGCGCCGTGAAGGTGTACTCGGCGAAAGGCGAATTTGAGCGCGACGTGGAGCTGCCTGCCCTGGGTACGGCCAGCGGCTTCGGCGGCCGCCCCGATTCCCGGGAAGTGTACTACGCCTTTACTTCGTTCACTTATCCCACCACCATCTACCGCTACGACCTAACCAGCGGCCAAAGCACCGTGTTCCGCCAGCCCAAAGTAGCCGTAAACCCCGACGACTACGTGGTGCGCCAGGTGTTCTATACCAGCAAGGACAAGACGAAGATTCCGATGTTTATCGTGCACCGGAAAGGCCTGAAGCTGGACGGGCAGAACCCCACATACCTGTATGGCTACGGCGGCTTCAACGTGTCGCTCACGCCCTCGTTCAGCATTGCGCGTATGCTGTGGCTTGAAAACGGCGGGGTCCTGGCCATTCCCAACCTGCGTGGGGGCGGCGAGTACGGCGAGGCCTGGCACCAGGCCGGCATGACGCCCCGCAAGCAAAATGTGTTCGACGACTTCATTGCCGCCGCCGAGTACCTCGCTATCCAGAGCTATACCACGCCCGACAAGCTGGCCATTGCGGGCGGCTCCAACGGCGGCCTGCTGGTGGGCGCCACCATGACGCAGCGCCCCGATGTAGCCCGCGTGGCCTTTCCGGCGGTGGGCGTAATGGATATGCTGCGCTACCAGAAGTTCACCATCGGCTGGAACTGGGCCCCCGAGTACGGCACTTCCGAAAATTACCATCAGTTTCAGAACCTCTACAAGTTCTCGCCCCTGCACAACCTGCGGGCCGGCGTGGCCTATCCTGCCACGCTCATCACTACCGCCGACCACGACGACCGGGTGGTGCCCGCCCACTCCTTCAAGTTTGCGGCTACCCTGCAGGCCGTGTACGCCGGCACCGAGCCTCAGCTCATCCGCATCGACGTAAATGCCGGCCACGGCGCGGGCAAGAGCACCAAGCTGCTCATCGACGAGTGGGCCGATATCTGGTCGTTTGCGTTCTACAACATGGGCCTGAATCCCTACGGCAAGCAAGCCAAGCTGGTGAAGTAG
- a CDS encoding MFS transporter — translation MPASASASPKTTGLFSAIVIVASLGYFVDIYDLILFSIVRVDSLNELGITAKDAVTNQGLYLINMQMGGMLLGGVLWGILGDKRGRLSVLFGSILLYSLANLANGFVQTIDQYAWLRLIAGIGLAGELGAGITLVAETLPKEKRGYGTMIVATVGVSGAMLAYWVGARFGWRNAYIVGGGLGLALLALRVGVYESGMFEQTKKSDVERGNFLTLFTNRRRLARYAKCLLIGVPLWFVVGILITLAPEFSTEMGITGPVTAGLGVFWCYFGLVFGDFASGTLSQVLRSRNRALQLFLVFCGVMVGVYLFAVHRASPTVFYAVCFVLGISVGFWALFVTVAAEQFGTNLRATVATTAPNFARGSVVLLVPLFQALRGPLGLIGSAALLGAGSLLIAFWAVSSLPESFGKDLDYVEQDEA, via the coding sequence ATGCCTGCCTCTGCCTCCGCTTCTCCCAAAACTACCGGCCTGTTTTCGGCCATCGTCATTGTAGCCTCGCTGGGCTATTTTGTGGATATCTACGACCTGATTCTGTTCAGCATTGTGCGGGTGGATAGCCTGAACGAGCTGGGCATTACGGCCAAAGACGCGGTAACCAACCAGGGCCTGTACCTCATCAATATGCAGATGGGCGGCATGCTGCTGGGCGGGGTGCTGTGGGGCATTCTGGGGGATAAGCGCGGGCGGCTGTCGGTGCTGTTCGGCTCCATCCTGCTCTACTCACTGGCTAATTTGGCCAACGGCTTCGTGCAGACCATTGACCAGTACGCCTGGCTGCGGCTGATTGCCGGCATCGGCCTGGCCGGGGAGCTGGGCGCGGGCATCACGCTGGTGGCCGAAACGCTGCCCAAGGAAAAGCGCGGCTACGGCACCATGATTGTGGCCACCGTGGGCGTATCGGGGGCCATGCTGGCCTATTGGGTGGGGGCTCGGTTTGGCTGGCGTAATGCCTACATCGTGGGCGGCGGGCTCGGCTTAGCGCTGCTAGCCTTGCGGGTCGGCGTGTACGAGTCGGGTATGTTCGAGCAAACCAAGAAAAGTGACGTGGAGCGCGGTAACTTTCTGACGCTGTTCACCAACCGCCGCCGGCTGGCCCGCTATGCCAAGTGCCTGCTCATCGGGGTGCCGCTGTGGTTTGTGGTCGGCATCCTGATTACGCTGGCCCCGGAATTCAGCACGGAAATGGGTATTACCGGCCCCGTCACAGCCGGGCTGGGCGTGTTCTGGTGCTACTTCGGGCTGGTGTTCGGGGACTTTGCCAGCGGCACCCTCAGCCAGGTGCTGCGCAGCCGCAACCGGGCGCTGCAGCTGTTTCTGGTGTTTTGCGGCGTGATGGTGGGCGTGTACCTGTTTGCGGTGCATAGGGCCTCGCCCACGGTATTTTACGCGGTGTGCTTTGTGCTGGGCATTTCGGTGGGCTTCTGGGCGCTGTTCGTGACGGTGGCGGCCGAGCAGTTCGGCACCAACCTGCGGGCCACGGTAGCTACCACGGCACCCAACTTTGCCCGCGGCTCGGTGGTGCTGCTGGTGCCGCTGTTTCAGGCGTTGCGGGGTCCGCTGGGGCTGATCGGCAGCGCGGCGTTGCTGGGCGCGGGCTCTTTGCTGATTGCCTTCTGGGCCGTGAGCAGCCTACCCGAAAGCTTCGGCAAAGACCTCGACTACGTAGAGCAGGACGAAGCTTAG
- a CDS encoding DUF6526 family protein: MPSSSPTNRPTVRWYVPHHFILLPAALVMAFYAGRRYAAIAGTDDNNARLWFCVAAGAVIVLGMLIMMRQHYALTLQDRIIRLEMRQRYFEITRDSFQPFEQQLTFKQIAALRYASDAELPGLLQAAIREKLSPAAIQERIDHVVPDKMRV; the protein is encoded by the coding sequence ATGCCTTCTTCTTCTCCCACCAACCGCCCTACCGTGCGCTGGTACGTGCCGCACCACTTTATTCTGCTGCCGGCGGCACTGGTCATGGCCTTTTATGCCGGGCGGCGCTACGCGGCCATAGCCGGCACCGATGATAACAACGCCCGCCTGTGGTTTTGCGTGGCCGCCGGGGCTGTAATTGTGCTGGGCATGCTCATCATGATGCGCCAGCACTACGCCCTCACCTTGCAGGACCGCATTATCCGGCTGGAAATGCGTCAGCGCTACTTTGAAATCACCCGCGACAGTTTTCAGCCCTTCGAGCAGCAGCTCACCTTCAAGCAGATAGCTGCCCTGCGCTATGCCTCCGATGCCGAGCTACCCGGGCTGCTTCAGGCTGCCATCCGTGAGAAACTCTCCCCCGCCGCTATCCAGGAGCGTATCGATCATGTGGTACCCGACAAGATGAGGGTGTGA
- a CDS encoding GNAT family N-acetyltransferase, with translation MIIRRGTEADLPRVHELIVELAVFERAPQEVTNTLEDMRRDGFGPQPIFSFFVAETPEQGILGIALYYTAYSTWKGRMLYLEDLVVTEAARGTGIGKLLFDAVVAEARRSGAHRLKWQVLEWNEPAIGFYKKIGANLDPEWHNGNMTSEQLAAYACHPEVEAAVQG, from the coding sequence ATGATCATCCGCCGCGGCACCGAAGCCGACTTACCCCGCGTCCACGAGCTCATTGTTGAGCTGGCTGTGTTTGAGCGCGCTCCGCAGGAAGTCACCAATACCCTGGAGGATATGCGCCGCGACGGATTCGGCCCGCAGCCCATTTTCAGCTTCTTCGTGGCCGAAACGCCGGAGCAGGGAATTCTGGGCATTGCGCTGTACTACACAGCATATTCCACCTGGAAAGGCCGGATGCTCTACCTCGAAGACCTGGTAGTGACGGAAGCAGCCCGGGGCACCGGCATCGGCAAGCTGCTGTTTGATGCCGTGGTAGCCGAAGCCCGCCGCAGCGGGGCGCACCGGCTGAAATGGCAGGTGCTCGAATGGAACGAGCCCGCCATCGGCTTCTACAAGAAAATAGGCGCCAACCTCGACCCCGAGTGGCATAACGGCAATATGACATCCGAACAGCTGGCGGCCTACGCCTGCCACCCGGAAGTAGAAGCCGCCGTGCAGGGCTAG